The nucleotide sequence CCCACAGGGGGATTGCTGAGCCTGGAACTGTCGCTTAGAACCCTATCGCCGCCTGCGCCCACAGCCTGGCGCCATGCTGATCGGCACTGTCCTTGCCTTCGGTGGCCCAGGCTGAGGTGAGCGAGAACGCCAGTTTTTCCGTGCCCCAACCCAACCCCAGGCCTGCGCCGCCCAGGTGCGTGCGGTTGTCGTCGGAAGTCCAGCGGCGATGATTGATCGCCACCGTGCCGGCGTCATAGAACGTCTGCAATTGCCAGCCCGGCGCCGGCTGCCAGCGCAGCGCCAGGTTGGCCAGCCAGCCTTCGTCGCCAATGGCCTCGCCCTGGGCGAACGCCCGAACGCCATCGCTGCCGCCGAGGCTGAATTTTTCCGCCGAGCTGAGGTTCTCATCGGCCTTCTGCCCCCTGAAGTTGAAAGCCAGCGACCAGTTCGGCAGCAGCGCCTGGACCCGTTGCACCTGGTAGCCAAGCTTGTTGAAGTGCCCGGCGCTCCTGGCGCTGGCGGCGTCTTGTGCCTGGCTGTCATCATCCAGTTGCAAACGCCCCGTCGTCAGGTTCACGCCCAGGCTGTTGCTGCCCAGCAACCGGTCCTGCCAGTCACCGTTGAGGCCCAACACGGTATTGCGCAAGCGTTGCTCGGTGACGGTAGACGTAATGCCCACGGTGTCACGCAGGTTCTTGGCATCCAGCTGGAGCTGGCCATACCAGTTGCTCGTCGGACTGCGCAACAAGGGCTGGCGCAGATACAGGCTCGCGGTGTTGGCGGCTCCATCGGCGTCCAGCGCTTCGAAGTTCTTGCCCAGCCGATAGTCGATATGCGAAACCGCCACACCGACGCGGGTGCCATAGCTGCCGATGGGCAACTGATAACCCAGGCGCTCGTAGTGCATGTCGGCATCACTGGTTTGCAGCCGCAGGCTGAGCTGGTCGCCGCGATCCAGGGGATTGTTCCAGTAGAGGCTGGTGCCCGCACGGTATTCGCCGGTGTAGGTGCTGCCGAAGTTGTCGACGTCGGCGCTGCCTTGAACGCTGCGGGTCTTCTGGACTTCGACCAGAAGGTCCGAAGCCCCCAGCGTGCTACCGGGACGCAAGGTCGATTGAACGCGGGTGCCGGGCAGGTCCGACAAGGTAAGCAGCGCCCGATCCAGGCTGCTTTCCTGCACCGGGGCATTGAGCGGCAACGCCTGCACGGGTGCCAGCGCCGAGTCCTTCAAACCCGCGGTATTGGTGACGCTCACCTGGCCCAGGTTGCCTTCCAGCAGGGCAATTTCCAGTTCGCCGTTCTTGACCTCCTGGGCCGGCAGATAGGCACGGGCCACCAGGTAACCCGCATCCCGGTAATACCGGCTGACGCGATCGGTCAGGCGGCTCAGGTCAGCAAAGGTCAGCTCCTTGCCCACGGCATCGGTCACCACGCCTTGCAGCACCTCAGCGCTGAAAGCCGTGTTGCCGCTGAAGCGAACAGCCGTCAGGCGCAGCCGGGGACCACCCTCGGGCACACTGCCGAAACGGGGCTTGTCGATGGTCAGCGCGGGGGCTTCGCTGCTGGGCGCCACCAGGGGCTGACGCGGCTCTTGCAGGATCTGCCCGGCATCCGGGGTGGCGGCGACGGCCTGGGCGGTCGCCAGGGTCAGGACCACGGATAACGAGCTCAGTGGAAAACGGGACAGGCGGAATGTGCAACACATCGAGACGTATGCTCTGGGAAAGTAGGAAATCAGTTGCAGACCTGGCCAGCGTCCAGGCGCAGACCACAGTCGCGGATGCGCACGATCCCGTGGCCATCATCGAGCGGGGCCAGGCCTCTCGAAGCGACGACGGGGATTTTGGCGACTGACGCGGAAGGCTCCAGTTGCGACCCCGGCGGACTGGCTTGCAGGCCTTGCTGGGCCTGGGCCAGCGCCGGACTGACAGTCGGTACCGGTACCGCGTTGATCAGCAACGTGCCGTCCACATACGTCAGGTTGTAGTTGCCCGAACTCAGGCCGCTCGCGCTGATGTTGTAGCGACCCGCCTGGCTGGCGCCCTGGGCGCTGCCGCCGTAGACCAGGCTGCCGCCCAGCACGCTGCTGCTCTCGCCGTTCACCAAACCGTTGTAACTCACGCCGTTGCCACCGCTGTAGGCACCGCCGCCGACGCGACGGCTGTCATTGTTGGCCGTCACGGTCAGTGCCGCGGGGGTGATGTCGGCCGTGCTCGTACCACTGTTCGAAGCCAGCAAGTAGTTGCCGGCGTCGCCGCCATTGAGGCCATTGGTGTAGGTGACAGTCTTGCCGGTGCCGGCATTCTTGTCGCTGAAGCTGCCACTTTGGCTGAGGAGGATACTGTCGCCAGCGATCACACCGCCCAGCACGCCGCCACTGAGGGCTGCGACAGTGGTGCCGTCGTAGCGCTTGTTGGCTGCCGTGGTCCCGCTGACGCTGAGCGTCGCGGCGGTGATGTCGGCGGTAGTGCTGCCGGCGGCCACGACGTAGTTGCCGGCATCGCTGCCGCTCAGGTTGTTGGCGACGGTCACGGTCTTGCCGAGGGCGGCGTTCTTGTCGCTGAAGCTGCCGCTCTGGCCGAGCGCCACGCTGTCACCACTGATGACACCGCTCAGTGCCCCGCCGCTGACAAGGGCGGTCGTCGTGCCGTCATAGGTTTTGCTGGCAGCGCTCGTGCCGCTGACGGTCAATGTAGCCGCCGCGATGTCGGCGGTGGTCGTGCCGCTGCCGGTCGCCAGCAGATAGTTACTGGCACCGCTGCCCGAGAGGCTGTTGGTATAGCTGACCAACTTGCCCGTCCCGGCATTCTTGTTGTTGAAGCTACCGCTCTGGCTCAGCGTCACGCTGTCGCCGCTGACCACCCCGCCCAGGCTGCCACCGCTGAGGATGACGCCGGTGGTGGCGTCGTAGGTCTTGTTCGCGGCACTTGTGCCGTTGACCGTCAATGTGGCGGCGGTGATGTCAGCGAGCGTCGTGCCGCTGCCCGATGTGAGGACGTAGTTGTTCGCGTCCAGTCCGGACAAGCTGCTCGTGTAGCTCACCGTCTTGCCGGTCGCGGCGTTCTTGTCGCTGAACGAACCGTTCTGACTCAACGTGACGCTGTCGCCGCTGACCACTCCACCCAGGCTGGTGCCGCTGAGGGTAACGCCAGTGGTGCCGTCGTAGACCTTGTTCGCCGCGCTTGTGCCGCTGACGCTCAGGGTGGCGGCGCTGATATCCGCCGTAGTCGTCCCGCTGCCCGAGGCGAGCAGGTAGTTGCCGGCACCGCTGCCGCTCAGGCTGTTGGTATAAGTGACCGTCTTGCCGGTGGCTGCGTTCTTGTCGCTGAAGTTGCCGCTTTGGCTGAGGCCGACGGTGTCACCCGCGATCACACCACTCAACACACTGCCGCTGAGGCTGGCGGTTGTCATGCCGTCGTAGGTTTTGCTGGCAGCGCTCGTGCCGCTGACGGTCAACGTCGCGGCGCTGATGTTGGCCGTGGTGCTGCCTGCGGCGACGATGTAGTTGCTGGCGTCGCTGCCGCCCAGGCTGTTGGCGAGGGTCACCGTCTTGGCGGTGCCGACGTTCTTGTCACTGAAGGTGCCAATCTGGCTCAGTGTCACGCTGTCGCCGCTGATCACCCCGCCCAAACTGCCACCGCTGAGGATGACACCCGTGGTGGCGTCATAGATCTTGTTCGCAGCGGTGGTGCCGCTGACCGTCAACGTCGCGGCACCGATGTCGGCCGTGGTGCTGCCCGCAGTCACGATGTAGTTGCTGGCATCGCTGCCGCCCAGGCTATTGCCGATGGTCACGGTCTTGCCGGTCGCCACGTTCTTGTCGCTGAACGTACCGCTCTGGCCGAGCGTCACGCTGTCGCCGCTGATGACGCCACTCAGCGCGCCGCCGCTGAGGGTCGCGACCGTGGTGCCGTCATAGGTCTTGTTGGCCGCCGTGGTGCCGTTGACCGCCAGCGTCACCGCCATGATATCGGCCGTGGTTGTGCCGCTGCCAGACGCCAACACATAGTTGCTGGCATCACCGCCGGAAAGGCTGTTGATGTAGCTGACAGTCTTGCCGGTCGCCACGTTCTTGTCGCTGAACGTGCTGCTCTGGCCGAGCATGACACTGTCGCCGCTGACGATACCGCTCAGCGCACCGCCGCTGAGGGTAGCGGCCGTCGTGCCGTCATAGGTCTTGCTGGCCGCTGTAGTGCCGTTGACCGCCAGCGTCGCTGCGGTGATATCCGCCGTGGTCGTGCCGCTGCCGGCGGCGAGCACGTAGTTGCTCGCGTCGCTGCCGGAAAGACTGTTGGTGTAGCTGACCGTCTTGCCGGTCTGCGCATGCTTGTCGCTGAAGGTGCCGCTCTGGCCCAGGGTGACCGCGTCGCCACCAAACAGACCGCTCAACACACCACCGCTGAGCGTGGCGGCGGTCGTGCCGTCGTAGGTCTTGCTGGTGGCCGTCGTGCCGCTGACCGCCAGTGTCGCTGCGGAGATATTCGCCGTGGTCGTGCCGCTGCCGGACGCCAGCACATAGTTACTGGCACCGGAGCCGCCGAGGCTGCTGGTGTAGTTGACGGTTTTCCCGCTCGCCGCGTTCTTGTCGCTGAACGTGCCGTTCTGGGCGAGCGTGACCGTGTCGCCGCTGACAATGCCGCTCAACGCACCACCGCTGAGGGTGGCGGCCGTCGTGCCGTCGTAGGTCTTGTTGGCCGCCGTGGTGCCGTTGACCGTCAGGGTCGCCGCCGTGATATCGGCCGTGGTCGTACCACTACTGGGGATGAGTACGTAGTTGCCGGCATCGCTGCCCGAAATGCTGCTGGTGTAGTTGACTGTCTTGCCGGTCGCCGCGTTCTTGTCGCTGAACGTACCGCTCTGGCTCAGACTGACCGTGTCGCCGCCGAACAGGCCGTTCAAGCTGCCGCCACTGAGGGTGGCGCCGGTCGTGCCGTCGTAGGTCTTGCTGGCGGCGCTTGTACCGCTGACGTTCAGTGCGGCGGCAGTGATCCTGGCGGTGGAGGTGTACGCGCCCAAGGTGTAGTTACCGGCGTCGCTACCGGTGAGGCCCAGGATCAAGGCTTTGTTGCTGCCCACATTCTTGTCGGCAAAGGTGACGTTGCCGCTCAGGCTCACCCTATCGCCATTGACAACCCCACCCAGCGTCGGGTCGGGGATGAAGGAAGTAGCGGCGGTCGTGCCGTCGTAGACCTTGTTGAACGTGAAGAGGGTACCGTTGAACGTCAACGCGGCCGCCGTGATGTTGGCGGTGGTGCTGCCCGCCGCCACGACGTAGTTGCCCGCATCGGCGCCGGAAAGGCCTGCTGTCACACTCTTGCCGATACCCACATTCTTGCTGTTGAAGACGCCACTGCCACTCAGGCCCACGGTATCGCCACTGAGCACCCCACTCAGGGTACCGCCGGTGACGGTGGTCGCCGTCGTGCCATCGTAGGTCTTGCTGGCCGCCGTGGCGCCGTTGAGCGTCAATGTGGCCGCTGTAATGCTGCCGGTGGTGCTGACGAGGTAGTTGCCGGCATCGGCGCCGTCGAGGCCGACGCTCACCGTCTTGCCGCTGCCCGCGTTCTTGTTGTCGAAGACGCCGCTACCGCTCAGGTTCACCGTGTCGCCGCTGATGACGCCGTTCAGGGTGCCGCCGGTTACGACGGCCGCCGTCGTGCCGTCATAGGTCTTGGTGGTGACGGTAGCGCCGGTGTTGGTCAGCGCAAGAGGAGTAATCGTGGCGGTGCCATCGACGATGTCCAGGTCGTAGCCGAATTGACTGGAATACAACCCACCGATGTCGATGCTGTGGCTGCCGACGTTCTTGCCGCTGCTGTTGCCGTAGGCCGCCGTGCCGAAGACGAGGCCGAGGTTTGCGCTGCTGTCGCCGATGGTGTAGCTGCCGCCGCTGAAGGCGGTGCCGCCGTCGTAGGTCTTGCTGACGTCATCGGTGGTAACCGCCAGTTCGGTCATGAAGCTGCGTAGCAGCGGCGCGGTATGGCCTTCGTAGATGCGCCAGATGGCAGAGCTGCCGCCACTGCTGGCCAGGTCCCAGCCGTTGAAACCGCCGGCCTGCATCATCTGCGTCGTGGTGAACCCGGTGCCGCCGGCGCTGCTGGCCTGGCCGGTGGTTTCGATGTTCCAGAGACTGTTGGTGACGCTGGTGCTGCCGTTTTTAACACCCACCAGACCGCCGACATCGGAACTGCCAGTGACACTGCCGGTAGCGTAGGTCTTGCTGATTTTAGTGCCCACGTTGGTGGCCTCGCCAACCAGGCCGCCGACACTGCGCGAGCCGCTCACGCTGCCGGTGGCGTAGGCGTTGCTGATCACGCTGCCGGCGGCAGTGCCCACCAGGCCGCCGACATTATTAGCGATGCTATAGACAGCACCGTAGGTGGGGCTGTCAGGGTCAGTATCGGTATAGCTACCAATCACGTTGCCGGCGGCATAGGCACTGTTGATGGTGCTGAACAGGTCATAGCCCACCAGACCGCCAAAGGCGCTACCACCGAAGCTCGTATTGGTGACGTTGCCGGTGGCATAGACATTGGTCAGAGTGCTGCCTGCGCCAAGCCCCACCAGCCCGCCGACAGTATTTTCACCGCTCACACTGCCCGTGGCGTGAACATCGCTGATCGTGTCGCCTTGACTCCAGCCCAGCAGCCCACCGACATAGAAGGTGCCGCTCACGCTGCTGGTGGCGTAGGCATTGCTGATGGCGCTGTTCTGGCTCTGTCCCGCCAATGCGCCGACATGCGTGTCGCCCGCCACGCTGCCACCCAGCAATCCGACGTCACGTATCACGCTGTTGCTGGCCAGACCGAACAGACCGACGTTACTCGCGCCACTGGCGTCGATCGTCAGGTTGCTGAGGGTATGCCCCAACCCGGCAAACGTACCCGTAAACGCATTGTTGCCGTCACCCACCAGCGCACTGGTATAGGTCGTGCCGCTGGCATCCAGGTTCTGCGCCAGCGCGTACTTGCCGCCCAGGCCGGTGCTGTCGATGGCATCGAGTTCGGCCATGCTGTGGAGCAGCGTGTAGCCGGTGCCATTGATCGCCAGCATGGCGTTGGCGCCGCTGAGGGTGATGGGGGCTTTGACGTTGTAATCGGTGCCGGCCCTGGCGGTGCCCGTCGCGGCAGAGTTGCCATGATTCAACGCCAGCCCGGCGCTGGCCCCAGTGGCAGTGATGGCCGCATTGATGTTGATATTGTTATACGCGTTCAGCGTCAACGTGGTGTTGGCGGCCCAGTTCACCGCGGCATTCACGTTGATGTCGCCGCTGTCGCTGCCACTGCTGTTGTCGGTGGTCAGCGTGACGTTGGTGGTCGCCAGGTTGTTCGCCAGCGTGGTCGCGCCGATGCCGCTGCTGGTCTGGACGGCGTTGCCGGCGGCAATCGTGAAGTCGGTCGGGTCGACCAGCCAGGTGCCGGTCTTGCCCTTGGCGGACTGGGTGTTGAGCTTCGCGCCATCGGCCACCTGCACATGGGCGCCACTGGTTTCGATGAAGCCGCCCCCATGGCTGCCGCTGGCCGAGGCGTCCAGGGTGCCGGCGACCTTGACCGTGCCGCCGTTGGCGCCACCGAGCAAAACGATGGTGCCGCCCGAGGCGTCGATGCCCTTCGCTTCGATCACGCCCTCGTTGTTGACCACGGTATCGAGCAGCGCGTCCTTGGCGCTGGCGGTGAGGATCACGGTGCCGTTGTCGGCGCGGATCAGGCCCTTGTTTTCGGCCAGGGCGTTCAAAGTGCCGGCGTCGACCTGCACCGACAGCAGCTTGTTGCCGCTGAAATCCAGGGTGACGCTGTCGCCGGCGGCCAGCGCGGCGGTGCCATTGGCCAAGGTGATCGTGCCCTGGTTGCTGACCTGCTTGCCCAGCAGGGCGACATAGCCACCGGTGAGGCTGCCCTGGTTGACGACGTTGCCTTGCTTGCCGTCGCCGGTAAATCGGGCCTTGCCGGCCATGAACTCCGCGTCGCCCAAGGAGAGTGTCGACGCCACCAGCCCACCGACGTTGACGCTGGCGCCGTTGCCGAACAGCACCCCGTTGGGGTTGAGTATCCACACCTGGCCGTTGGCACTGAGGCTGCCGTTGATGTAACTGGCGTCAGAACCGAGCACGCGGTTCAGGGCAATGGCGCTGGCATTGGGCTGGATGAAGTTCACACTCTCGCCGGCGGCGATGCCGAAGCTGGCCCAGTTGATAGCCAGGTTCTGGCTGCCCTGGGTGATGGTCGTGTTGCTTCCGTTCTGGGCAATGCTGCCGCTGCCGGCACTGACCGTACCGCCGACCGGACTGGCCCAGGCACCGCTGCCCAGCAGGGCCGCCGTGAAACCCACGACCACGGCGCTACGACCGGCGGCCTTGCCCCGGCTCTTGGCCGTTTCGGGAGCAGGGACATAACGCTGGACAGAGTCGTTCCAGACAAGGCGGTAGGTATGGTTCACAGCGAGGCCTTTCTTGGGAAGAAGGTGAGAAAGTGGGAAAACTCAGTCCTTTAATCCCTGGCTGCGCCTCTCCTGTGCCGCTGCGCGAAGCATGGTATTAACGGTGGGCAAGACTGTCTGTAGAACGAATGAGCTACAGCGCCCGGTAAAATTCGCCCGACTTTTCATGCCCGCCCAGCGCATAATGGCCCTATGCTACCCACCCGTACCGACTCTGAACAGCCCCGCATCCACGTTGCCATCGTGGAGGACGACTCCTGCTTCAGCACAGCCTTGATCCAGATCGTGCACCTCGCTCCGGACATGCGCCTGGCAGGCATGGCCGGCAACTGCGCAGAAGGGCTTGCCATGCTCGAAGGCCCGCCGGCTGACGTGCTGCTGGTTGACCTCGGTTTGCCCGATGGTTCTGGAATCGACGTGATCCGGGCCGCCTCGCGGCTGTGGCCGAGCTGCAACATCATGGTCAGCACCAACTTCGGCGACGAAACCCATGTCATGCGCTCGATTGAGGCCGGTGCGGCGGGCTACCTGCTCAAGGACAGCTCGCCGGCAAAAATACTCGATGAAATCCGCAGCCTTGCCAGCGGTGGCAGCCCGATCAGCCCGATCATCGCGCGGCAGATATTAGCCCGCTTCCGGCAAGCCCCGGCGCCTCTCGCCGCAGACCAGGAACCGGGCGCGGAACCTGCGCCCTTGCTGTCGGTGCGGGAGAAAGAGGTGCTGGACTACATCACCAAGGGCTTTACCGCGAATGAAATCGCCCGGCTCATGCAGTTATCCCATTTCACGGTGCGATCTTTTGTACGACGCATCTACAGCAAGTTGAAAGTGACCTCCAAGGCGCAAGCCATCTATGAGGCAAGGACGCTGGGGCTATTGGCCGACTGAACGGCACGCGGATGAGTTTCACCTTTGCGCGCCAACTTCCACCCAGTGACACATTGCCCATGAAAAACCGCTCCACCCCGCTATTCGCCCATCTGGTGCTCATCTTCTCCGTGGCGTTGCTGGCCTTGGTGGGCGTCCTGTACATGAATGCAGGTGACCGGCAGCCGCCCGCCGCCAGCCTGCATATGACCCAAGCCCAATGGCAGGCTTCGGATTCGCCGGGTTTCAACCCGCCGCCGCCCCTGCTGGACAGCAAGGCCCTGGCGGATAACTGGCAACCCGCCGAGCTGCCTCTGGCACCGTCCATCGCTTTGCTGCGCCAGGCCGATGCGTATGCCGCGACCGGCGCAACCCGCACCACCTGGCTCAAACTGTCCCCCCAAGGTGTATCCACCGCCTCCTGGCCACTGGCGCTGTACGCTGCCCGCATCAAGACGGATGGCACCATCGCGGTCTATGTCAACGGCCGCCTGGTGCATCGGGCACAGCAGCAAGGCCCGCTGTGGAATGGCACGCGTACCCCGCTGTGGGTGGTCCTGGAAAAAGAGCCCGATGGCACACCCGTGCGCGAAATACTTATCCGCCTGGAGCACACGCAAAAAACCCAGGTGGCGGTATCGTCGTTGTGGCTGGGCTCCGCCGAGTCGCTGCGCAGTCGCTATTACATGCGCCAGTGGCTGCAGCGGGAGTTGCCGGCGATGCTCAGTTCGGCGTTCCTGGCGGTGGGTATCTTTGCGCTGTTCGTCTGGTTCAAGCGCCGCCAGGAAACCGGCTACCTGCTCTTTTTCAACCTCGCCGCCACGTCTTTCTTGCGCGGCCTGCATTTCTATGTGGATTTACCGATCGCCAACGACTGGTTTGCCTGGCTGACGGTCAACTCCCTGTTCTGGCTGGTCATGGTCGTACACTTTTTCCTCTGCCAATTGCATGGCCGTCCGCTTAAATGGCTGTCTCGCAGCCTGGTGGGCGTCACGGTCCTGCTTGGCGTGCTGACGCTACCGGTGCTGGCAGTGCTGCCGAACACTCCCAAGGTCACCCCGCTGATTTATATGATCGCAGCACTGATGGGCAGCACCGTTGGCCTGGTCGGGGGCATCAGTGCCTGGCGCTGCTCCAGGGATGGACGGCTGGTGGCCCTGGGCATCGGCGCATGCACCTTGTTCGGCATAGCGGACTGGCTGCTGCAGAACAACTTCATCAGCCCCGAAGGCTGGTACCTGGGTGCCTACACCAATGCCGTCTGCTTCAGCATCTTCGGGGTCCTGATGTATCGGCGCTATATCAAGGCCATTGACGATGCGGAACAGGCCAGCGCCAGCCTGGCAAAGCGTCTGCAAGCGCGAGAAGCCGAGCTTGAACTCAGCCACCAGCAACTGCGCGAAACGCAGATGCGACAAACCATCAGCGACGAACGCCAGCGCCTGATGCAAGACATGCACGACGGCCTGGGCTCGTCGCTGATCAACGCCATACGCTCGGTGGAAAGCGGCGGCATGAGCGACAGCAGGGTTTCCCAGGTCCTCAAGGACTGCCTGGACGACCTGAAGCTGACCATCGACTCAATGGAGCCGGTCGAAGCCGATCTGCTGCTGTTGCTGGCGACCCTGCGCTTTCGCCTGGAACCTCGTCTGGAAGGCACTGGCGTCAGTTTGCGGTGGGAAGTGCAGGAGCTTCCCACGCTCACCTGGCTCGACCCCTCCAGCGCATTGCACATCCTGCGCATCATCCAGGAAAGCATCGCCAACATCCTGCGCCATACCCACGCCACCGAGATCCGCGTGAGCACCGCGCTGGAAGCAACGGGCGTGCAAGTGAGCATCGAGGACAATGGCCACGGCTTCGATGTCAGAAAAGCCCTGGCAACCGCCACGGGACGCGGCCTGCACAACCAGCAACGCCGCGCCCAGGCCATTGGCGGAGCAGTC is from Pseudomonas sp. B21-056 and encodes:
- a CDS encoding ATP-binding protein, whose protein sequence is MKNRSTPLFAHLVLIFSVALLALVGVLYMNAGDRQPPAASLHMTQAQWQASDSPGFNPPPPLLDSKALADNWQPAELPLAPSIALLRQADAYAATGATRTTWLKLSPQGVSTASWPLALYAARIKTDGTIAVYVNGRLVHRAQQQGPLWNGTRTPLWVVLEKEPDGTPVREILIRLEHTQKTQVAVSSLWLGSAESLRSRYYMRQWLQRELPAMLSSAFLAVGIFALFVWFKRRQETGYLLFFNLAATSFLRGLHFYVDLPIANDWFAWLTVNSLFWLVMVVHFFLCQLHGRPLKWLSRSLVGVTVLLGVLTLPVLAVLPNTPKVTPLIYMIAALMGSTVGLVGGISAWRCSRDGRLVALGIGACTLFGIADWLLQNNFISPEGWYLGAYTNAVCFSIFGVLMYRRYIKAIDDAEQASASLAKRLQAREAELELSHQQLRETQMRQTISDERQRLMQDMHDGLGSSLINAIRSVESGGMSDSRVSQVLKDCLDDLKLTIDSMEPVEADLLLLLATLRFRLEPRLEGTGVSLRWEVQELPTLTWLDPSSALHILRIIQESIANILRHTHATEIRVSTALEATGVQVSIEDNGHGFDVRKALATATGRGLHNQQRRAQAIGGAVAWESGATGTRFMLRLPLASGVKSSV
- a CDS encoding YDG domain-containing protein codes for the protein MNHTYRLVWNDSVQRYVPAPETAKSRGKAAGRSAVVVGFTAALLGSGAWASPVGGTVSAGSGSIAQNGSNTTITQGSQNLAINWASFGIAAGESVNFIQPNASAIALNRVLGSDASYINGSLSANGQVWILNPNGVLFGNGASVNVGGLVASTLSLGDAEFMAGKARFTGDGKQGNVVNQGSLTGGYVALLGKQVSNQGTITLANGTAALAAGDSVTLDFSGNKLLSVQVDAGTLNALAENKGLIRADNGTVILTASAKDALLDTVVNNEGVIEAKGIDASGGTIVLLGGANGGTVKVAGTLDASASGSHGGGFIETSGAHVQVADGAKLNTQSAKGKTGTWLVDPTDFTIAAGNAVQTSSGIGATTLANNLATTNVTLTTDNSSGSDSGDINVNAAVNWAANTTLTLNAYNNININAAITATGASAGLALNHGNSAATGTARAGTDYNVKAPITLSGANAMLAINGTGYTLLHSMAELDAIDSTGLGGKYALAQNLDASGTTYTSALVGDGNNAFTGTFAGLGHTLSNLTIDASGASNVGLFGLASNSVIRDVGLLGGSVAGDTHVGALAGQSQNSAISNAYATSSVSGTFYVGGLLGWSQGDTISDVHATGSVSGENTVGGLVGLGAGSTLTNVYATGNVTNTSFGGSAFGGLVGYDLFSTINSAYAAGNVIGSYTDTDPDSPTYGAVYSIANNVGGLVGTAAGSVISNAYATGSVSGSRSVGGLVGEATNVGTKISKTYATGSVTGSSDVGGLVGVKNGSTSVTNSLWNIETTGQASSAGGTGFTTTQMMQAGGFNGWDLASSGGSSAIWRIYEGHTAPLLRSFMTELAVTTDDVSKTYDGGTAFSGGSYTIGDSSANLGLVFGTAAYGNSSGKNVGSHSIDIGGLYSSQFGYDLDIVDGTATITPLALTNTGATVTTKTYDGTTAAVVTGGTLNGVISGDTVNLSGSGVFDNKNAGSGKTVSVGLDGADAGNYLVSTTGSITAATLTLNGATAASKTYDGTTATTVTGGTLSGVLSGDTVGLSGSGVFNSKNVGIGKSVTAGLSGADAGNYVVAAGSTTANITAAALTFNGTLFTFNKVYDGTTAATSFIPDPTLGGVVNGDRVSLSGNVTFADKNVGSNKALILGLTGSDAGNYTLGAYTSTARITAAALNVSGTSAASKTYDGTTGATLSGGSLNGLFGGDTVSLSQSGTFSDKNAATGKTVNYTSSISGSDAGNYVLIPSSGTTTADITAATLTVNGTTAANKTYDGTTAATLSGGALSGIVSGDTVTLAQNGTFSDKNAASGKTVNYTSSLGGSGASNYVLASGSGTTTANISAATLAVSGTTATSKTYDGTTAATLSGGVLSGLFGGDAVTLGQSGTFSDKHAQTGKTVSYTNSLSGSDASNYVLAAGSGTTTADITAATLAVNGTTAASKTYDGTTAATLSGGALSGIVSGDSVMLGQSSTFSDKNVATGKTVSYINSLSGGDASNYVLASGSGTTTADIMAVTLAVNGTTAANKTYDGTTVATLSGGALSGVISGDSVTLGQSGTFSDKNVATGKTVTIGNSLGGSDASNYIVTAGSTTADIGAATLTVSGTTAANKIYDATTGVILSGGSLGGVISGDSVTLSQIGTFSDKNVGTAKTVTLANSLGGSDASNYIVAAGSTTANISAATLTVSGTSAASKTYDGMTTASLSGSVLSGVIAGDTVGLSQSGNFSDKNAATGKTVTYTNSLSGSGAGNYLLASGSGTTTADISAATLSVSGTSAANKVYDGTTGVTLSGTSLGGVVSGDSVTLSQNGSFSDKNAATGKTVSYTSSLSGLDANNYVLTSGSGTTLADITAATLTVNGTSAANKTYDATTGVILSGGSLGGVVSGDSVTLSQSGSFNNKNAGTGKLVSYTNSLSGSGASNYLLATGSGTTTADIAAATLTVSGTSAASKTYDGTTTALVSGGALSGVISGDSVALGQSGSFSDKNAALGKTVTVANNLSGSDAGNYVVAAGSTTADITAATLSVSGTTAANKRYDGTTVAALSGGVLGGVIAGDSILLSQSGSFSDKNAGTGKTVTYTNGLNGGDAGNYLLASNSGTSTADITPAALTVTANNDSRRVGGGAYSGGNGVSYNGLVNGESSSVLGGSLVYGGSAQGASQAGRYNISASGLSSGNYNLTYVDGTLLINAVPVPTVSPALAQAQQGLQASPPGSQLEPSASVAKIPVVASRGLAPLDDGHGIVRIRDCGLRLDAGQVCN
- a CDS encoding ShlB/FhaC/HecB family hemolysin secretion/activation protein yields the protein MCCTFRLSRFPLSSLSVVLTLATAQAVAATPDAGQILQEPRQPLVAPSSEAPALTIDKPRFGSVPEGGPRLRLTAVRFSGNTAFSAEVLQGVVTDAVGKELTFADLSRLTDRVSRYYRDAGYLVARAYLPAQEVKNGELEIALLEGNLGQVSVTNTAGLKDSALAPVQALPLNAPVQESSLDRALLTLSDLPGTRVQSTLRPGSTLGASDLLVEVQKTRSVQGSADVDNFGSTYTGEYRAGTSLYWNNPLDRGDQLSLRLQTSDADMHYERLGYQLPIGSYGTRVGVAVSHIDYRLGKNFEALDADGAANTASLYLRQPLLRSPTSNWYGQLQLDAKNLRDTVGITSTVTEQRLRNTVLGLNGDWQDRLLGSNSLGVNLTTGRLQLDDDSQAQDAASARSAGHFNKLGYQVQRVQALLPNWSLAFNFRGQKADENLSSAEKFSLGGSDGVRAFAQGEAIGDEGWLANLALRWQPAPGWQLQTFYDAGTVAINHRRWTSDDNRTHLGGAGLGLGWGTEKLAFSLTSAWATEGKDSADQHGARLWAQAAIGF
- a CDS encoding response regulator, which gives rise to MLPTRTDSEQPRIHVAIVEDDSCFSTALIQIVHLAPDMRLAGMAGNCAEGLAMLEGPPADVLLVDLGLPDGSGIDVIRAASRLWPSCNIMVSTNFGDETHVMRSIEAGAAGYLLKDSSPAKILDEIRSLASGGSPISPIIARQILARFRQAPAPLAADQEPGAEPAPLLSVREKEVLDYITKGFTANEIARLMQLSHFTVRSFVRRIYSKLKVTSKAQAIYEARTLGLLAD